GGTCCCTGTCGGATGCTGATCTGCTGATTTGGGTTGGCCCGGCCATGACGCCGTGGCTTGAGCGTGCTGTCGAAGGGGCATCGCTAGATCACAGCATGGCACTATTGTCCGAGGCAGGCACAGTACTGCGCGAAGGCGGGCATGACCACGGCCACGACGATTCCGAGGAGCATGAAGGCGATCACACGGATGATCACGGACATGACGACCATGCAGAACATGATCACGAGCACGAGCACGAGCATGAAACGCATGACGACCATGATCATGACACGCACGCCGTGCATGTCGAAGGTGTCGACCCGCACGCATGGCTGTCACCCCAGAACGCACAGGTCTGGATTGAAGCCATCGCCGAAGAGCTGTCCGAGTTGGATCCCGAGAACGCCGGGCGGTATCACGAAAATGCCCACAAGGCGCAGGAAAACATCGCCGCGTTGGACAGCCGCATTCAAGCGCGTCTTGCCCCTGTTCAAGGCAAGGGATTCATCCTGTTCCACGATGCGCTTGGCTATTTCACAGATCACTATGCGCTAAACAGTCTGGGAGCGATCCGCGAAACTGATGCGGCTCCGCCCTCGGCCGCGCAACTCGCCGAAATTGCCGACCAGATCGCGCAGGGCGACGTGTCGTGCATCTTCTCAGAGCCCACACAGGGCACATCTCTGGTGCAGGAGCTGGCCAAGAACGAAGGCATTGGAACTGCGGCTCTGGATCCCGGCGGAGCGACCCAAGATATCGGACCAATGCTGTATGAAAACCTGATGTGGACGATGGCAGATACGATCGCCGCCTGTTTGGAGGGTAATTAAACGGAAAGGGGCGCCCAAAAGGACGCCCCTTTATTCGATTAGTTGGCGATCAGAAGAACGCCTGCAGGTCGGTCTGTGCGCGACCAAGGATCAGGGCGTGGACGTCGTGGGTGCCTTCATAGGTGTTCACTGTTTCCAGATTCACCATGTGGCGGATCACGTTGAATTCCAGCGAGATACCGTTGCCACCGTGCATGTCACGGGCGTGTCGGGCAATTTCCAGTGCCTTGCCGCAGTTGTTGCGCTTGATGATCGAGACCATCTCGGGCGCGGCTTTGGCTTCGTCCATCAGGCGACCAACGCGCAGCGCGGCTTGCAGGCCCAGTGAGATCTCGGTCTGCATGTTGGCGAGTTTCAGCTGGAACAGTTGGGTTTGTGCCAGCGGCTTGCCGAACTGTTTACGGTCCAGACCGTACTGACGCGAGGCGTGCCAGCAGCTTTCAGCAGCACCCATGGCGCCCCAAGCGATGCCATAACGCGCACGGTTCAGACAGCCGAACGGGCCTTTCAAGCCTTCCACGTTGGGCAGCAGCGCATCTTCCGACACTTCCACGCCGTCCAGAACGATCTCGCCGGTGATGGACGCACGCAGGCTCAGCTTGTTTTCGATTTTCGGCGCGGACAGGCCTTTCATGCCTTTTTCCAACACGAAGCCACGGATCTTGCCGCCATGGGCATCCGACTTGGCCCAAACAACGAAGACATCCGCAATCGGCGCGTTCGAGATCCACATTTTCGATCCGTTCAGCACATAGCCGCCATCGACCTTCTTGGCCGTGGTTTTCATGCTTCCGGGATCCGAACCCGCATCGGGTTCGGTCAGACCGAAACAACCGATCCACTCGCCCGAGGCCAACTTCGGCAGGTACTTGTTACGCTGCTCTTCCGAGCCATAGGCGTAGATCGGGTACATCACCAACGACGACTGCACCGACATCATCGAGCGATAGCCGCTGTCGATGCCTTCCACTTCGCGGGCAACCAGACCATAGGTCACGTAACCGGCACCGATGCCGCCGTATTCCTCGGGAATGGTGGTGCCCAGCAGGCCCATCTCGCCCATCTCGGCGAAGATTTCCGGGTCGGTGGTCTCGGTTGCGTATGCTTCAGTGACGCGCGGGGCCAGCTTCTCGGCGCAATAGGCCTTGGCCGCGTCGCGGATCATACGCTCGTCTTCATTCAACTGGTCTTCCAGCAGGAACGGGTCTTCCCAGTTAAAGCTGGACAGTTCAGGGCGGGATTGAGGGGCAAGATCGGCCATGTCTCAGGCTCCTTTCGCGTTGATGGAGGCTTCGATGGAAGCTTCCAGAATATCAAGGGCTTCGTCCAGCTGATCAGCCGGAACAGTCAGGGGCGGCAACAGGCGCACGGCGTTGCCACGGGTGCCGCACGGCAGGATGATCAGACCGCGCTTTTCAGCCTCGGCCACAATCGCCATGGTCAGCGCTGCATCCGGTGCATTGGTTTCGCGGTCGGTGACCAGTTCAAAGGCCACCATCGCGCCCAAGCCGCGCACATCACCGATGGCTTCCATGCCCTGACGGGCCGCAATATCGGTCAGGCGTGCATTGATCTTCTCACCAATCTCGGTGGCGCGATCACACAGCTTTTCTTCGTCGATCACGTCCAGAACGGCGTGCGCGGCAGCGACAGCCAGCGGGTTACCGGCATAAGTACCGCCGATGCCACCCGCTGGGGCGGCATCGACGATCTCGGCCCGGCCAGTGACAGCTGAGAGCGGGAAGCCCCCGGCCAGACCCTTTGCCATGGTCACCAGATCGGCAGCGACACCAGCATGATCGAAGGCAAACATTTTGCCGGTCCGCGCAATGCCTGCCTGAACTTCGTCCGCGATCAGGACAATGCCGTGTTCGTCACAGAGGGCGCGGATCGCTTTCAGGAACTCAGGCGGCGCGATATTGAAGCCGCCCTCGCCCTGAACGGGCTCGATGATCATCGCGGCAACACGCTCGGGGTCGATCGAGCTTTTCAGCATGTTGTCCAGTACCGCCAGCGACTGTTCGACCGAAACGCCGTGGAAGGCATTCGGGAACGGGGCGTGCAGCACTTCGGGCGGCATGGCGCCAAAGGCTTTCTTATAAGGGTTCACCTTGCCGCACAGCGCCATCCCCATCAGGGTGCGGCCGTGGAAAGCGCCCGAGAATGCAATCACGCCCGAACGGCCGGTGTAGGCACGGGCCATCTTCACGGCGTTCTCGACCGCTTCAGCGCCGGTGGTGACCATCATGGTCTTCTTGGCGAAATCACCCGGCGTGGCGGCATTCAAACGCTCGGCCAGCGATATGTACCCCTCATAGGGGGCAACGTGGAAACAGGTGTGGGTGAAGGCCTCGGCCTGTTCGGCCACGGCAGCCATCACCTTCGGATGGCGATGACCTGTGTTGTTCACCGCGATCCCTGCGGCGAAATCGATGAAGCGTTTGCCATCAACATCCCACAATTCTGCGTTCTCGGCGCGCGCGGCATAGATGCCACGGGTAGCGACACCGTTTGCCACCGCATCCGCGCGGCGGGTCATAAGAGCTTCTGTATTCGACATGCGAACCCCCAGACAAAATTTGATTCCGCTCCATATTGCGCAAAATCCTGAGCAATGCTATCAAAATTTTGCGCAAGATATAGAAAAGCAGAGACTCGCCATTGGCCCGAACGGGTGCAGGCAAAGGGGATCAGTTATGCATGATGAGTTTGACGTAGGCACCCGGCTGAAAGAGCTGAGACAGCAATTTGGCTTGTCTCAAAGGCAGTTGGCCGAAGCTGCGGGGGTCCCCCATGGCCAGATTTCCATGATCGAGCGGAACCATTCGTCGCCATCAGTCGCAAGCTTGCGCAAGATATTGGGCGGCTTCCACATGTCCATGTCGGAGTTTTTCGAACCTGAAGCACCCGCCACCCAGCAGGTTTTCTTCACACCGAGCGAACTGCGCGACCTGACATCCGCACTATATCAGGACAACGAAGCGGCCCAACGCATGATCACCATCAAACAGGTGGGCGACGCCAAAGCGCACGGGCTGCAGGTGCTGCAAGAATTCTATGAACCCGGCGCTGACACCGGCGAAACCATGATCGAACACGAGGCCAACGAAGGCGGCATCGTGATCGAGGGCGAGCTGGAAATCACCGTGGGCGAGGAAACCCGCGTGCTGAAAACCGGCGATTCCTATCTGTTCAACTCGCGCGAGCCACATCGGTTCCGCAACATCTCGGACCGGCCGGCACGCGTCATCTCGGCCTGCACCCCCCCATATCTATAGGAGCTTCCATGCACCCGCTTGAAGGACTGAAAGTCGTAGAACTTGCCCGCATTCTGGCCGGGCCATGGATCGGACAATCTCTGGCCGATCTGGGCGCGGATGTGGTGAAGGTCGAGGCCGAGACCGGCGATGATACCCGCACATGGGGCCCCCCCTTCATCGAACGCGACGGCGACAAAACCGCCGCCTATTACTATTGCGCCAACCGGGGCAAAGACGTGATCACCGCCGATTTCCGCACGCCTGAGGGGCAGGAAAAGGTGCGCGAACTGATCAAAGATGCCGACATTCTGGTCGAGAACTTCAAGGTTGGCGGGCTAGAGAAGTACGGGCTGGATTACGATAGCCTGTCAAAGCTGAACCCGCGCCTGATCTAT
The Aliiroseovarius pelagivivens DNA segment above includes these coding regions:
- a CDS encoding acyl-CoA dehydrogenase, with the translated sequence MADLAPQSRPELSSFNWEDPFLLEDQLNEDERMIRDAAKAYCAEKLAPRVTEAYATETTDPEIFAEMGEMGLLGTTIPEEYGGIGAGYVTYGLVAREVEGIDSGYRSMMSVQSSLVMYPIYAYGSEEQRNKYLPKLASGEWIGCFGLTEPDAGSDPGSMKTTAKKVDGGYVLNGSKMWISNAPIADVFVVWAKSDAHGGKIRGFVLEKGMKGLSAPKIENKLSLRASITGEIVLDGVEVSEDALLPNVEGLKGPFGCLNRARYGIAWGAMGAAESCWHASRQYGLDRKQFGKPLAQTQLFQLKLANMQTEISLGLQAALRVGRLMDEAKAAPEMVSIIKRNNCGKALEIARHARDMHGGNGISLEFNVIRHMVNLETVNTYEGTHDVHALILGRAQTDLQAFF
- the gabT gene encoding 4-aminobutyrate--2-oxoglutarate transaminase produces the protein MSNTEALMTRRADAVANGVATRGIYAARAENAELWDVDGKRFIDFAAGIAVNNTGHRHPKVMAAVAEQAEAFTHTCFHVAPYEGYISLAERLNAATPGDFAKKTMMVTTGAEAVENAVKMARAYTGRSGVIAFSGAFHGRTLMGMALCGKVNPYKKAFGAMPPEVLHAPFPNAFHGVSVEQSLAVLDNMLKSSIDPERVAAMIIEPVQGEGGFNIAPPEFLKAIRALCDEHGIVLIADEVQAGIARTGKMFAFDHAGVAADLVTMAKGLAGGFPLSAVTGRAEIVDAAPAGGIGGTYAGNPLAVAAAHAVLDVIDEEKLCDRATEIGEKINARLTDIAARQGMEAIGDVRGLGAMVAFELVTDRETNAPDAALTMAIVAEAEKRGLIILPCGTRGNAVRLLPPLTVPADQLDEALDILEASIEASINAKGA
- a CDS encoding zinc ABC transporter substrate-binding protein yields the protein MTLTRATVALCIVPTFLMSETPKAVTDFAPIHSLATQVMEGVGAPELLLPQGADPHGFQMRPSQMRSLSDADLLIWVGPAMTPWLERAVEGASLDHSMALLSEAGTVLREGGHDHGHDDSEEHEGDHTDDHGHDDHAEHDHEHEHEHETHDDHDHDTHAVHVEGVDPHAWLSPQNAQVWIEAIAEELSELDPENAGRYHENAHKAQENIAALDSRIQARLAPVQGKGFILFHDALGYFTDHYALNSLGAIRETDAAPPSAAQLAEIADQIAQGDVSCIFSEPTQGTSLVQELAKNEGIGTAALDPGGATQDIGPMLYENLMWTMADTIAACLEGN
- a CDS encoding cupin domain-containing protein, which gives rise to MHDEFDVGTRLKELRQQFGLSQRQLAEAAGVPHGQISMIERNHSSPSVASLRKILGGFHMSMSEFFEPEAPATQQVFFTPSELRDLTSALYQDNEAAQRMITIKQVGDAKAHGLQVLQEFYEPGADTGETMIEHEANEGGIVIEGELEITVGEETRVLKTGDSYLFNSREPHRFRNISDRPARVISACTPPYL